A single window of Sneathiella limimaris DNA harbors:
- a CDS encoding protoglobin domain-containing protein — protein sequence MSYDTTSPDQPLTNQMGTSSREIARRLHVLNLTDEDCRNLASVENLVVEKLPDIVEEYYAFQLRDQEISAIIGDADTLTRLKGYMHTYIKSLFSGNFDQVYVNTRLRIGKVHKRLDVRPKLYMTAYTELHTLLDRVLEDCVS from the coding sequence ATGAGCTATGATACTACAAGCCCGGATCAGCCACTGACCAATCAAATGGGTACTTCCTCACGTGAAATTGCCCGGCGCCTTCATGTTTTGAACCTAACCGACGAAGATTGCCGAAATCTTGCCTCAGTAGAGAATCTGGTGGTTGAGAAATTGCCCGATATCGTTGAAGAGTATTATGCGTTTCAACTCAGGGATCAGGAAATCTCTGCCATTATTGGCGATGCGGATACCTTGACCCGTCTGAAAGGGTATATGCACACCTACATCAAGTCGTTGTTTTCGGGTAACTTTGATCAGGTCTATGTGAACACGCGACTTCGCATTGGCAAGGTCCATAAACGACTGGATGTACGGCCGAAGCTTTACATGACCGCATACACAGAACTTCACACGCTGTTGGACCGGGTGTTGGAGGATTGTGTGTCTTAA